A single genomic interval of Pyrus communis chromosome 5, drPyrComm1.1, whole genome shotgun sequence harbors:
- the LOC137735283 gene encoding thioredoxin-like protein CITRX, chloroplastic: MALFRTQTPPPIYSHGFSFKTHSYSPVALPYHLPPPSLPLSVSSMKTHHQSSLFSPSTVKRKLLCSPPHGKHVREDYLVKKVSAQEVQELVKGDRNVPIIVDFFATWCGPCILMAQELEMLAVEYESNVRIIKVDTDDEYEFARDMQVRGLPTLLFISPDSSKDAIRTEGLIPLQMMRDIIDNEM, from the exons ATGGCTCTCTTCCGAACGCAAACACCTCCTCCTATCTACAGCCATGGCTTTAGCTTCAAAACCCACAGCTACTCTCCCGTGGCCTTACCATATCATCTCCCACCGCCTTCCCTCCCTCTTTCTGTCTCCTCCATGAAAACCCACCACCAAAGCTCACTCTTTTCTCCCTCAACAGTGAAAAGAAAGTTGCTTTGCAGCCCCCCTCATGGTAAACATGTCAGAGAAGATTATCTTGTG AAGAAGGTGTCGGCCCAGGAGGTCCAGGAACTGGTAAAAGGAGACAGAAATGTACCCATTATTGTTGATTTCTTTGCAACATGGTGTGGACCCTGTATACTGATGGCTCAAGAACTTGAAATG CTCGCTGTAGAGTATGAGAGCAATGTACGAATTATAAAGGTTGATACGGATGATGAGTACGAATTCGCACGCGACATGCAG GTACGAGGATTGCCGACATTGTTATTTATCAGTCCAGATTCGAGTAAAGATGCCATCCGGACTGAAGGGCTCATCCCGTTGCAGATGATGCGGGATATCATTGATAACGAAATGTGA
- the LOC137734799 gene encoding trihelix transcription factor ENAP2, whose translation MDNETNQESTSLLPNNYTTTTTKELESPPRSKPAQQPPLGGSGSDRLKRDEWSEGAVSTLLEAYETKWALRNRAKLKGHDWEDVATHVSSRANCTKSPKTQTQCKNKIESMKKRYRSESATADGSSWPLYPRLDLLLRGSGPSPTAAAAAAAAAATVPPSLQPPLPLHPPLPQNNHPLMLLEPSAPAPLPPPPPLPAPPPLMGTAQNSFGSNGVDHRVAKEDGGGMKLSDHASDKNPLEVDSSTPALYSDKEKLRSKRMKRKIEKKKRRRREEVEVAESIRWLAEVVVRSEQARMDTMREIERMRAEAEAKRGEMDLKRTEIIANTQLEIARLFAAAGVGKGVDSSLRIGRS comes from the exons atggacaaCGAAACAAACCAAGAAAGCACATCTCTACTCCCAAACAATtacaccaccacaaccaccaagGAATTAGAGTCTCCTCCGAGATCAAAACCTGCTCAACAGCCTCCTCTCGGCGGCAGCGGCAGTGACAGGCTGAAAAGAGATGAGTGGAGTGAAGGGGCAGTTTCTACCCTCCTTGAAGCCTATGAGACCAAATGGGCTCTCAGAAACAGAGCCAAACTCAAAGGCCATGACTGGGAAGATGTGGCGACACACGTGTCATCACGCGCCAACTGTACCAAGTCTCCCAAGACCCAGACTCAGTGCAAGAACAAGATTGAGTCCATGAAGAAACGGTACCGTTCTGAATCCGCCACTGCTGATGGGTCATCCTGGCCTCTGTATCCTAGGCTTGATCTTTTGTTACGTGGCAGTGGACCATCCCCAACAGCAGCGGCAGCTGCTGCCGCTGCTGCTGCAACTGTTCCTCCCTCGCTGCAGCCACCACTACCACTGCATCCCCCACTCCCTCAGAACAATCATCCTCTGATGCTATTGGAGCCATCGGCTCCAGCGCCACtaccgccgccaccaccacttCCTGCTCCTCCTCCACTCATGGGGACTGCCCAGAATTCCTTTGGATCCAATGGTGTTGATCATAGGGTGGCCAAG GAAGATGGAGGGGGGATGAAATTATCAGATCATGCATCAGACAAGAACCCTTTGGAGGTAGACAGTAGCACACCAGCTCTCTATAGTGACAAGGAAAAACTAAGGTCcaagagaatgaagagaaaaatcgAGAAAAAGAAGCGGCGGAGGCGGGAGGAAGTAGAGGTAGCAGAGAGCATAAGATGGTTAGCAGAAGTAGTGGTAAGATCAGAGCAAGCAAGAATGGATACAATGAGGGAGATAGAGAGGATGAGAGCCGAGGCAGAGGCGAAGCGAGGAGAAATGGATCTCAAGCGCACCGAAATTATTGCGAACACGCAGTTAGAGATTGCAAGGCTGTTTGCAGCAGCAGGTGTTGGCAAAGGGGTTGATTCTTCATTGAGAATTGGAAGAAGTTAA